CCATCGCCTCCGGCATCCTGATCACCCGCACCGGGAAGTACAGGATCTACCCGATCGTCGGCACGATCGTCACCGCCCTCGCGATGACGGCGATGACGACCCTCGCGGCCGACACCCCGATCTGGCTGATCTGCGTCTACCTCTTCTTCTTCGGCGCCGGGCTCGGCCTGATCATGCAGGTGGTCGTCCTCGTCGTGCAGAACGCCGTGCCCGCCGAGCAGATCGGCACCGCGACCAGCTCGAACAACTACTTCCGCGAGGTGGGAGCGGCCCTCGGTGTCGCGATCTTCGGCACGATCTTCACGAACTCGCTGACCGAGAAGCTGACGGCCGTGTTCGCCGGCTCGGGCGACGCCGCAGCCTCGGCCGCGACGCTCGACCCGCAGACCCTCGCGACCCTGCCGCAGTCGGTGCAGGACGGAGTGGTCGCCGCCTACGCGGAGTCGCTCGCGCCGGTCTTCTGGTACCTGATCCCGTTCATCCTGCTCGCGCTGGTGCTCGCGATCTTCCTCAAGCAGATCCCGCTGTCGGACCAGGCGGGCATGGTCGCGCGCGGCGAGGCCGTCGGCGGCGAGGAGGCGGAGCGCCTCTCCCGCGAGGACGAGACGAGCGCTGTGCGCAGGCCCTGACCGCGGGCCACCCGTGCACGCCTCCTCGGCGTGCGCGGGTCAGGCCGCGATCTCGTCCTCGAGCGGGTCGTCCTCGAGGGGGTCGGTCGGCTCGTCGAGCGGCTCGAGCTCGCCGGCCAGCCGCGACCGCTCGACGCCCGCGATGAGCACGGCGAACGCCTCCTCGAGCGAGTCCGCGTCGCGCAGCAGCACGCGCTCGCCGCTCTCGACGTCGAGTCGCACGGTCTTGTAGACCGGTCGCGGCAGATCGGCGGCGAAGGTGATCAGGCCGAGCGCCACGCCGGTCCGGCGGGCGCGCGCGATCCAGCGGTTGGAGTGGGTGCGGAGCAGGATCATGGCCGTGCCGTTCTCGAGGCGGGGGTGGTTCAGCGGGGGAGGTGTGCGTGGATCCTCTCGAAGCTTCCTGCATGAACGTCCCCGAGTCCCGCACTTGACATCAGTGGCGCGATCCGTCATCTCGCGTCAGTCGACCACGCGGCCCCGCGCTCCGGCCGCCGCCCGCAGCGCCCGCACGAACTCGGGGACCACCGGATTGGCGCTCGAGCGCACGAGGACGCCGATCTCGCGGTGGGCGCGCGGATCGTCGATCGGGATCTCGCGCACCCCGTCGTCGATCGAGGAGGGGCTCGGCGGGAGGATCGTGATGCCCAGCCCGGCCGCCGCCAGCCCTCGCGCGGCGCGGTAGTCGCCGACCTCGAAGGCGGGCACGGGGTCGCGCCCGTCGAACGACAGGAGCCGCCGGGCCGACTCGTGCAGCCCGTAGCCGGGCGACAGCATGATCAGGTCGAGCCCGCGCAGATCCTCCACCGTCACCGATCGGCGCGCGGCGAGCGGATGGCGGTGGTGCACGACCGCCAGCAGCGGCTCGGTGTACAGGACGGTCGTGGTGGTGCCGGGCAGGGTCGGCGGGTCCGCGATGATCGCGAGCTCCGCCTCCCCGTCGCCGACCGCCCGGAGGCACAGCGCCCGCGAGCCGTGACGCAGCCCGAAGCCGACCCGCGGCCAGCGCCGGCGGAAGCGGCGGATCACATCGGGCACGTAGCTCTCGCCGAGCAGGGTCTGGAACGCGATCGAGATCCGTCCGTTCTCGAGGTCGCCCGCCTGGCGCACCTCGGCGAGACCGGCGCGGATCAGCGCCATGCCGTCCTGCGCGGCGTCGGCGAGGCGCGCGCCCGCCTCGGTGAGGACGACTCCTCGGCCCTCCCGGCGCGTCAGCGACGTGCCGACGAGCGCGGCGAGGCGGGCCAGGGAGCGGCTCGCGGTCGGCTGCGGCACGCCGAGCTCGGCCGCTGCAGCGGTGACGCTCCCCGTCTGGCCCACGGCGACCAGGACCGGCAGGAGGCGCAGGATCGCGGGCCACTCGGCGTCATCACTCATGCGCTCAGCGTATGGGTGATGGTCGGTT
The genomic region above belongs to Rathayibacter sp. VKM Ac-2759 and contains:
- a CDS encoding LysR family transcriptional regulator, whose amino-acid sequence is MSDDAEWPAILRLLPVLVAVGQTGSVTAAAAELGVPQPTASRSLARLAALVGTSLTRREGRGVVLTEAGARLADAAQDGMALIRAGLAEVRQAGDLENGRISIAFQTLLGESYVPDVIRRFRRRWPRVGFGLRHGSRALCLRAVGDGEAELAIIADPPTLPGTTTTVLYTEPLLAVVHHRHPLAARRSVTVEDLRGLDLIMLSPGYGLHESARRLLSFDGRDPVPAFEVGDYRAARGLAAAGLGITILPPSPSSIDDGVREIPIDDPRAHREIGVLVRSSANPVVPEFVRALRAAAGARGRVVD